The Montipora capricornis isolate CH-2021 chromosome 6, ASM3666992v2, whole genome shotgun sequence genome has a window encoding:
- the LOC138052061 gene encoding triosephosphate isomerase-like gives MDRKFFVGGNWKMNGSKSSIDGIIKVLAEGDLSSSTEVVVAPPTIYLDYVRTLVKPEVGVSAQNCFKVAKGAFTGEISPAMIKDVGCEWVILGHSERRNIFKEPDELIGEKVAHALSEGLKVIACIGELLSEREAGKTMEVVSRQIKAIADNVADWSKVVIAYEPVWAIGTGVTATPQQAQEVHHMLRGWLKDNVSTEVSEKTRIIYGGSVNAKNCQELAKQGDVDGFLVGGASLKPEFVQIINARL, from the exons ATGGACAGAAAATTTTTTGTGGGTGGCAATTGGAAAATGAACGGAAGCAAATCAAGTATAGACGGAATCATAAAGGTTTTGGCCGAAGGAGATCTGAGTTCCAGCACAG aAGTCGTGGTGGCCCCACCGACAATTTATTTAGATTATGTGCGAACTTTAGTCAAGCCAGAAGTTGGTGTGTCAGCTCAGAATTGCTTTAAAGTGGCCAAAGGAGCATTCACAGGAGAAATAAG TCCTGCAATGATTAAAGATGTTGGTTGTGAGTGGGTCATTCTGGGGCACTCAGAGAGAAGAAATATTTTCAAGGAGCCTGATGAG TTGATTGGAGAGAAGGTTGCCCATGCACTCTCTGAGGGCTTGAAAGTGATAGCTTGTATTGgagaacttctgtctgaaagaGAAGCAGGAAAAACAATGGAAGTAGTTTCACGACAAATCAAAGCCATTGCTG ACAATGTTGCAGACTGGAGTAAGGTAGTGATAGCTTATGAACCTGTTTGGGCAATTGGCACAGGAGTTACTGCCACACCACAACAA GCTCAAGAGGTCCATCATATGTTGAGAGGTTGGCTCAAAGATAACGTGTCTACAGAGGTCTCGGAAAAAACTAGAATTATCTATGGAG GTTCAGTAAACGCAAAAAACTGTCAGGAATTAGCTAAGCAAGGAGATGTCGATGGTTTTCTTGTGGGAGGTGCATCACTTAAGCCGGAGTTTGTCCAGATTATAAATGCAAGATTGTGA